The genomic segment TGTTGACCTTGTAGCGGAAGAGGTCGGCGACGGTGCTGACGTCCGTGGCGAGACCGGTCAGGCCGAGGAATACGTCGCCGTATTGGAAGATCTTggggaagttgttggagacggtgaGGGCTTGGAGGCCGAGGCGGAGATCGCAGGCTATGGCGACGCAGTCCTTGCCGACCATGGCGACGCAGGCGCCGCCGTCTGAGGGGTGGTTAGTGCTGGCGGTGCGTCGTGGATGGGCTTTTACTAACTGATGGAGAAGGGGGATGACTGAGATGTTGGTTAGTATTGGTGTGTCGTGATGGGGAGGTAGATGTGGACGTACCatgttgtttggtttggaGGAACTGCTTGAGGTTGAGCAGCGTCGCTCAGCACGACTACAATGACTCAATCGAGCTCTGTTTTGGAGAGAGCTTTGGCAGAGGACCTGGCGGGGTGGTATGTGTCGATGGGTGCAGGTTGTgggaggttggagatgcgtggtgatggtgttgaagctcCCTGCACGTCGATGGATGGATGTCGTCGTGGTAGCTCAACTGCACTCAGTCAGTTGCACGCCAGCAAGCACAGAGACAAGGCAACACACTGGCGTGGCAGAGTCGCTGACTGGCTGTGTGGAGACTCTTGGAGCTGAGAgtggtggctggtggctgtCATTGGTCAGAGCTGTGGTTGTCCCTGTGCTCTACCTCATGGGAAGGCTGCCTGCTTCTGGCGGAGGTTGGAGGCTTCGAGAAGCACTGACTTATGTGTCGTCCTGGACTACGCAACCAGATGAGTGAGCAGCCGCTATCATTTGAAgttttggctttgttgttgaagacaAGCTTCTGATGCATGATTTGCACAATACCTCTTATTTGTCCCTGTCTTTCACTTGAATTTGCCACTTGCTTATAGGGTGAAGATAGTAGAGGAAGAGCACCTACCCCACCATTCATAGCCATACCATCACTGCCACATCCATCGCTCAGTAAGACCACATATATCAATCAATCTCGgctctctcctcctcctcgaggTTCCCAGGTTTCTACTTTCATATTTCCTTCTACAACCTCACACAAAATGGCATCTCATGTTGTCGTTATTGCCACCGACTTGCGCCGGGCGACCATCAAAGTCACCCCCGGCACATACCTCTCCGATGTCCTCGACCAAGCTTGCCAGAAGCTCAACCTCTCCAGTGACAAATACCTCGTCAAGTGAAGATTTTCTCCCGCGCAAAGTCAACCCCCCTTCTCGGCTAACCACCCAGCAGGCACAAACAGAAACAAGTCGATCTCTCTGTCCCCTTCCGAACATCTGGCCTTACCGGCGGCgccaagcttgagcttgttCTGCGCTCCAAAACCCCATCCGCAGTGCAAATCGCCCTCCAAATACCCCAACCGGAAGCGAAAGAGATTCCTGGCGGCCGCTTAATCAAGAAATTTCCCTCAGACCTAACGCTATGGAAAGTCATGCGCCAGTTTGAAAGTGGCGAGGCGAACGCAGGCAAGAATATCAACATTACAGCGAGGGGGTATGCGAGCACCACGAGTGGGAGCGGCCAGTTGTATTACGAGACGCCGGTGTTGAATATTATGGGGAGGGAGTTTTCTGGCTTTCAAGAGTTTCAGAAGACGTTGGCGCAACTGGGTCATAATTCGGGGAATGTGTTGATTCGGTTGGGGTATAAGAGGACGGAGAAGACGCTCTTCGAGGCCATGCAGGAGATTAGTATGTATTTTAAAGATGGggacgaggagaaggaggctgaGAAGAAAGCCGACGAAGCGAAGCATGAGCCAGAGAAGGAGGATCAACGACCTGAAGACACGGTTATGACGGATGGGGTCCCAGAAGCAGCGGGGATGCAACAAAACTCAACATCGTCACAAACTCCCGCAGCAGTGCAACTGgcggaggaagaagctcCCCAAGAGAGTGCAAATATTTCTTCACCGCTACCACAGGATCCGTATCAGCCCGTCAACGTCTTTCTTGCACCAACAGGGTCTACGCCCGCAGCAGCATTGGTACCAGCTTCGGAAACGGACTTCACTCCTACTGTTGCCCATGCTCAATTACACCAGGCTCGACTCCTGGAAAGCTCCCGGAACAAACGGCTGCTCTCAGACAAGGAACTGGAAGAGAAAGCTGCCGCAGAGGAAGCGCGCATTGCGAGTATCAAGttcgtcctcgtcaaggtcCGATTTCCAGATAACACAAGCAGCGAGTGGCAGGTCAGTCCCAGCGAGACGGGGGCTTTTTTGTACGAAGCCGTACGGCATGTCATGGCAGATGCTTCTCAAAAGTTTCACTTGGTACTCCCTGGTGGCAAGGATATTATCAAAGATAACAGCGGGCCAGGCCATAACCTCGTCAAGGCGTATAAGCTGTCAGGCCGCGTCTTGGTCAACCTGGTGTGGGAAGACAGCGTACCAGCGGCAGTCAGAAAGCAGCCCTTCCTCAAAGCTAATGTAGCGCAGCAAGGTCAGGCTGTCAAGGTACCTGATTTGCCGacggtggatgatgagcCTGTGGCGGGCCCGTCGAAGGGCGAGgtgaaggaggagaagaaggagaagagtgaCGGGATTAAGAAGATACCAAAGtggttgaagctggggaAGAAATGAGGTTATCATATGATTTGCATTGTCGGCGTTTGTTTTGATGTACTTGATGGATTGGGGTAAGCGTGCTGTTATACATAAATGGGAGGTTTACACTAAAGGCGGAGGAAACAGATGAGACGTTTCCAATATAGTAAGAAGCATGCTACATTGAAGAACGGTCATTGTACATTTCGAGTCCAACAACGAAAATAGAATCTCAAATCACACTCACCGTTTTGGAA from the Pochonia chlamydosporia 170 chromosome 6, whole genome shotgun sequence genome contains:
- a CDS encoding UBX domain-containing protein (similar to Cordyceps militaris CM01 XP_006672166.1) codes for the protein MASHVVVIATDLRRATIKVTPGTYLSDVLDQACQKLNLSSDKYLVKHKQKQVDLSVPFRTSGLTGGAKLELVLRSKTPSAVQIALQIPQPEAKEIPGGRLIKKFPSDLTLWKVMRQFESGEANAGKNINITARGYASTTSGSGQLYYETPVLNIMGREFSGFQEFQKTLAQLGHNSGNVLIRLGYKRTEKTLFEAMQEISMYFKDGDEEKEAEKKADEAKHEPEKEDQRPEDTVMTDGVPEAAGMQQNSTSSQTPAAVQLAEEEAPQESANISSPLPQDPYQPVNVFLAPTGSTPAAALVPASETDFTPTVAHAQLHQARLLESSRNKRLLSDKELEEKAAAEEARIASIKFVLVKVRFPDNTSSEWQVSPSETGAFLYEAVRHVMADASQKFHLVLPGGKDIIKDNSGPGHNLVKAYKLSGRVLVNLVWEDSVPAAVRKQPFLKANVAQQGQAVKVPDLPTVDDEPVAGPSKGEVKEEKKEKSDGIKKIPKWLKLGKK